One window from the genome of Strix uralensis isolate ZFMK-TIS-50842 chromosome 22, bStrUra1, whole genome shotgun sequence encodes:
- the JUP gene encoding junction plakoglobin, translated as MEVMNMMEQPIKVTEWQQTYTYDSGIHSGVNTQVPSVSSKCLGDDDEVYGKQYTIKKTTTTSYCQGGGQGQSQAQADMEAQLAMTRAQRVRAAMYPETVEDRSLLITTQLEGQQTNVQRLAEPSQMLKSAIVHLINYQDDAELATRAIPELTKLLNDEDPVVVSKAAMIVNQLSKKEASRRALMQSPQIVAAVVRTMQSTSDLDTARCTTSILHNLSHHREGLLSIFKSGGIPALVRMLSSPVESVLFYAITTLHNLLLYQEGAKMAVRLADGLQKMVPLLNKNNPKFLAITTDCLQLLAYGNQESKLIILANGGPQALVQIMRSYNYEKLLWTTSRVLKVLSVCPSNKPAIVEAGGMQALGKHLTSSSPRLVQNCLWTLRNLSDVATKQEGLDGVLKILVNQLSSDDVNVLTCATGTLSNLTCNNSKNKTLVTQSNGVEALIHTILRAGDKEDITEPAVCALRHLTSRHPEAEMAQNSVRLNYGIPAIVKLLNQPNQWPLVKATIGLIRNLALCPANHAPLQEAAVIPRLVQLLVKAHQDAQRHVAAGTQQPYTDGVKMEEIVEGCTGALHILARDPMNRMEIFRLNTIPLFVQLLYSPVENIQRVAAGVLCELAQDKEAADAIDAEGASAPLMELLHSRNEGTATYAAAVLFRISEDKNPDYRKRVSVELTNSLFKHDPAAWEAAQSMIPINEPYSDELDPGYRPMYSGDIPLDPIDMHMDMDGDYPMDAYSDGVRAPFTDHMLA; from the exons atGGAGGTGATGAACATGATGGAGCAGCCCATCAAGGTGACGGAGTGGCAGCAAACCTACACCTATGACTCGGGCATCCACTCCGGCGTCAACACCCAGGTGCCCTCGGTCAGCAGCAAGTGCCTCGGGGACGATGACGAGGTCTACGGGAAGCAGTACACCATCAAGAAGACGACCACCACGAGctactgccagggagggggccaGGGCCAGAGCCAAGCGCAAG CGGACATGGAGGCTCAGCTGGCCATGACCCGGGCCCAGCGCGTCCGGGCCGCCATGTACCCCGAGACGGTGGAGGACCGTTCCCTGCTCATCACCACCCAGCTGGAGGGGCAGCAGACCAACGTCCAGCGCCTGGCCGAGCCCTCGCAGATGCTGAAATCGGCCATCGTGCACCTCATCAACTACCAGGACGACGCCGAGCTGGCCACCCGCGCCATCCCGGAGCTCACCAAGCTGCTCAACGACGAGGACCCG gtgGTTGTCAGCAAAGCAGCCATGATCGTCAACCAGCTCTCCAAGAAGGAGGCGTCGCGCCGCGCCCTGATGCAGTCGCCCCAGATCGTGGCGGCCGTGGTCCGCACCATGCAGAGCACCAGTGACCTGGACACGGCGCGCTGCACCACCAGCATCCTGCACAACCTCTCGCACCACCGCGAGGGCCTGCTCTCCATCTTCAAGTCCGGCGGCATCCCAGCCCTCGTGAGGATGCTGAG CTCGCCGGTCGAGTCGGTCCTCTTCTACGCCATCACCACCCTGCACAACCTGCTGCTCTACCAGGAAGGGGCCAAGATGGCCGTGCGCCTGGCCGACGGCCTGCAGAAGATGGTTCCCCTGCTGAACAAGAACAACCCCAAGTTCCTGGCTATCACCACCGACTGCCTTCAGCTCCTCGCCTATGGGAACCAGGAGAGCAAG CTGATTATTTTGGCCAATGGAGGACCCCAGGCCCTGGTGCAGATCATGCGCAGCTACAACTACGAGAAGCTGCTCTGGACCACGAGCCGGGTGCTCAAGGTGCTGTCGGTGTGTCCCAGCAACAAGCCCGCTATCGTTGAGGCCG GCGGCATGCAGGCGCTGGGCAAGCACCTgaccagctccagccccaggctgGTCCAGAACTGCCTCTGGACCCTGCGGAACCTCTCTGACGTGGCTACCAAACAG GAGGGCCTGGACGGCGTCCTCAAGATTCTGGTGAACCAGCTGAGCTCCGACGACGTGAACGTGCTGACCTGTGCCACCGGCACCCTCTCCAACCTGACCTGCaacaacagcaagaacaagaCCCTGGTGACGCAGTCGAACGGGGTGGAGGCCCTGATCCACACCATCCTGCGGGCGGGTGACAAGGAGGACATCACCGAGCCGGCCGTCTGCGCCCTGCGGCACCTCACCAGCCGGCACCCCGAGGCCGAGATGGCGCAGAACTCGGTGCGACTCAACTACGGCATCCCCGCTATCGTCAAGCTCCTCAACCAGCCCAACCAGTGGCCACTGGTCAAG gctacCATAGGCCTGATCCGCAACCTGGCCCTGTGCCCGGCCAACCATGCCCCGCTCCAGGAGGCCGCCGTCATCCCCCGCCTGGTCCAGCTCCTGGTCAAGGCTCACCAGGACGCGCAGCGGCACGTAGCAGCCGGCACACAGCAGCCCTACACG GACGGAGTGAAGATGGAAGAGATCGTGGAGGGATGCACGGGGGCACTGCACATCCTGGCGCGGGACCCCATGAACCGCATGGAGATCTTCCGCCTCAACACCATCCCTCTCTTCGTGCAg CTCCTCTACTCGCCGGTGGAGAACATCCAGCGCGTGGCGGCCGGCGTGCTCTGCGAGCTGGCCCAGGACAAGGAGGCGGCAGATGCCATCGACGCAGAGGGGGCCTCGGCTCCGCTGATGGAGCTGCTGCACTCCAGGAACGAGGGGACGG ccaCCTACGCGGCCGCCGTCCTCTTCCGAATCTCGGAGGACAAGAACCCCGACTACAGGAAGCGTGTCTCCGTGGAGCTCACCAACTCCCTCTTCAAGCACGACCCGGCAGCCTGGGAGGCG GCTCAGAGCATGATCCCCATCAACGAGCCCTACTCAGACG AGCTGGACCCCGGCTACCGCCCCATGTACTCGGGTGACATCCCCCTGGACCCCATCGACATGCACATGGACATGGACGGGGACTACCCCATGGACGCCTACAGCGACGGCGTCCGAGCGCCCTTCACTGACCACATGCTCGCCTaa